From Syntrophales bacterium, the proteins below share one genomic window:
- a CDS encoding nucleotidyl transferase AbiEii/AbiGii toxin family protein: MDSFVPQMQILPPSQQTIWASLAFAFKSGFVLYGGTAIALRLGHRQSIDFDFFSDQQLDRAGLYKSLPILEDATVIQDTPDSFGVLVPVNVSAALQYVKLSFFGNIAIGRIGEPEVTADGVMVVASLADMMAHKLKIIMQRIEAKDYRDIAVMLKHGMLLDEALAGAGALFGKTFQPSESLKALVYFEGGDMDTLSGEERAILVSAVKKVKKIPLSAIRSRFLMER, translated from the coding sequence ATGGATTCATTTGTACCACAAATGCAGATACTTCCCCCTTCCCAGCAAACAATCTGGGCCTCTCTGGCGTTCGCATTTAAGTCCGGATTCGTGCTTTATGGAGGCACTGCTATTGCGCTGCGCCTTGGTCACCGTCAATCCATTGATTTTGATTTTTTTTCCGACCAGCAGCTTGATAGGGCCGGGCTTTACAAAAGCCTTCCCATCCTGGAGGATGCCACGGTCATCCAAGATACACCTGATTCATTCGGCGTCCTTGTTCCGGTTAATGTTTCGGCTGCCTTACAATATGTAAAGCTTTCTTTTTTCGGGAACATTGCTATTGGCCGAATCGGCGAACCGGAGGTTACGGCAGATGGGGTCATGGTCGTTGCCTCGCTTGCCGACATGATGGCGCACAAGTTGAAAATCATTATGCAAAGGATTGAGGCGAAGGATTATCGAGACATTGCCGTCATGCTCAAACATGGAATGCTGCTTGACGAAGCCCTGGCCGGCGCGGGCGCACTCTTTGGAAAAACGTTTCAGCCGAGCGAAAGCCTCAAGGCCCTGGTCTATTTCGAGGGGGGAGACATGGACACCCTATCCGGCGAGGAACGGGCGATTCTCGTATCCGCTGTAAAAAAAGTTAAAAAAATACCGCTTTCCGCAATTCGCTCAAGATTCCTGATGGAGAGGTAA
- the ribD gene encoding bifunctional diaminohydroxyphosphoribosylaminopyrimidine deaminase/5-amino-6-(5-phosphoribosylamino)uracil reductase RibD: MDAQKQLIIDEKFMRRALRLAKKGTGCVSPNPLVGAVIVKDGRIIGEGWHQRCGENHAEINAIQGATEAIAGSTFYVTLEPCSHHGRTPPCAEALVAHHPARVVIGTPDPNPLVSGRGMEILRKNKIEISIGILETECIELNRFFFKHIRTGLPYVTLKFAQTLDGRIATSSGDSCWISSPPSLRYAHQLRAIHDAILVGAGAVRMDNPKLTCRLVKGRDPLRIVLDSRLALPPDREIFSDGGRTLAACTGLASLEKKKLMQQRGVDVLECEGDSRGHVSLSKLLENLGKRGISSVLVEGGAGVATAFLQEDLVDQLLVVVAPKIVGTGINAIGGLGIEKIAEALSFSFHKISRRGDDLIIDIRLNPRQKNP, translated from the coding sequence ATGGATGCCCAAAAACAACTCATTATTGATGAAAAATTCATGCGCCGGGCATTGCGGCTGGCGAAAAAGGGGACGGGCTGCGTCAGCCCCAATCCGCTGGTCGGCGCGGTGATCGTCAAGGACGGACGGATAATCGGGGAGGGCTGGCATCAGCGCTGCGGGGAAAACCATGCGGAAATAAACGCGATTCAGGGAGCGACGGAGGCGATCGCGGGGTCCACCTTTTATGTAACGCTGGAACCGTGCAGTCATCACGGCAGGACTCCTCCCTGCGCCGAGGCGCTCGTCGCCCACCATCCCGCCCGCGTCGTCATCGGAACGCCCGACCCCAATCCGCTGGTCTCGGGCAGGGGAATGGAAATACTGCGTAAAAACAAGATAGAAATCAGCATCGGGATTCTCGAAACAGAATGCATCGAGCTCAACCGCTTTTTCTTCAAACATATCCGCACCGGCCTGCCCTATGTAACGCTCAAGTTTGCCCAGACCCTCGATGGCCGCATCGCGACATCCTCCGGAGATTCCTGCTGGATCAGCTCCCCCCCATCTCTGCGCTATGCCCACCAGCTCCGGGCGATCCACGACGCAATCCTCGTCGGCGCCGGCGCCGTCAGGATGGACAATCCGAAGCTTACCTGTCGCCTCGTAAAAGGACGCGATCCGCTGAGAATCGTCCTTGATTCCCGTTTGGCCCTTCCCCCCGACAGGGAGATTTTCAGCGACGGGGGCAGAACCCTCGCGGCCTGTACCGGCTTGGCATCCCTCGAAAAGAAAAAACTAATGCAGCAAAGGGGCGTTGACGTTCTGGAATGCGAAGGAGACAGCAGGGGCCATGTATCCCTCTCAAAATTGCTGGAGAATTTGGGAAAGCGGGGGATATCCTCCGTTCTGGTCGAGGGCGGCGCCGGCGTCGCGACGGCGTTTCTCCAGGAAGACCTCGTTGACCAACTGCTGGTCGTCGTCGCGCCGAAGATTGTCGGGACGGGCATAAACGCGATCGGCGGGCTGGGCATCGAGAA